One part of the Marmota flaviventris isolate mMarFla1 chromosome 4, mMarFla1.hap1, whole genome shotgun sequence genome encodes these proteins:
- the Gbf1 gene encoding Golgi-specific brefeldin A-resistance guanine nucleotide exchange factor 1 isoform X1, giving the protein MVDKNIYIIQGEINIVVGAIKRNARWSTHTPLDEERDPLLHSFSHLKEVLNNITELSEIEPNVFLRPFLEVIRSEDTTGPITGLALTSVNKFLSYALIDPTHEGTAEGMENMADAVTHARFVGTDPASDEVVLMKILQVLRTLLLTPVGAHLTNESVCEIMQSCFRICFEMRLSELLRKSAEHTLVDMVQLLFTRLPQFKEEPKSYVGTNMKKISPCLLNKLELSSGEQTKALNQLERLKMRAGGMSDSSKWKKQKRSPRPPRHMTKVTPGTELPAPTGTTLSSNLTGGMPFIEVPTPISSASSETASAVVSPSTDSGLEFSSQTTSKEDLTDLEQPGSPGYSTAGEPGSNELGVPEQPDSQEGTQVEKAQSASVESIPEVLEECTSPTDHSDSASVHDMDYVNPRGVRFTQSSQKEGTALVPYGLPCIRELFRFLISLTNPHDRHNSEVMIHMGLHLLTVALESAPVAQCQTLLSLIKDEMCRHLFQLLNIERLNLYAASLRVCFLLFESMREHLKFQLEMYIKKLMEIITVENPKMPYEMKEMALEATVQLWRIPSFVTELYINYDCDYYCSNLFEDLTKLLSKNAFPVSGQLYTTHLLSLDALLTVIDSTEAHCQAKVLNNLTQQEKKETARPSQEAIDGTREANNTERATIDGKAICMAPDVPGLHPLSGGQLLAEHGKQGCSDLEETGDSGADKKFMQKPPRFSCLLPDPRELIEIKNKKKLLITGTEQFNQKPKKGIQFLQEKGLLTIPIDNTEVAQWLRENPRLDKKMIGEFVSDRKNIDLLESFVSTFSFQGLRLDEALRLYLEAFRLPGEAPVIHRLLEAFTEHWRNCNGSPFANSDACFALAYSVIMLNTDQHNHNVRKQNAPMTLEEFRKNLKGVNGGKDFEQDILEDMYHAIKNEEIVMPEEQTGLVRENYVWNVLLHRGATPEGIFLRVPPGSYDLDLFTMTWGPTIAALSYVFDKSLEETIIQKAISGFRKCAMISAHYGLSDVFDNLIISLCKFTALSNESIENLPSVFGSNPKAHIAAKTVFHLAHRHGDILREGWKNIMEAMLQLFRAQLLPKAMVEVEDFVDPNGKISLQREETPSNRGESTVLSFVSWLTLSGPEQSSMRGPSTENQEAKRVALDCIKQCDPEKMITESKFLQLESLQELMKALVSVTPDEETYDEEDAAFCLEMLLRIVLENRDRVGCVWQTVRDHLYHLCVQAQDFCFLVERAVVGLLRLAIRLLRREEISGQVLLSLRILLLMKPSVLSRVSHQVAYGLHELLKTNAANIHSSDDWATLFTLLECIGSGVKPPAALQATTSTDAPDAGAQSDSELPSYHQNDVSLDRGYTSDSEVYTDHGRPGKIHRSATDADVVNSGWLMVGKDDIDNSKPGPGPSRPGPSPLVNQYSLTVGLDLGPHDTKSLLKCVESLSFIVRDAAHITPDNFELCVKTLRIFVEASLNGGCKSQEKRSKSHKYDSKGNRFKKKSKEGSMLRRPRTSSQHTTRGGHSDDDEDEGVPASYHTVSLQVSQDLLDLMHTLHTRAASIYSSWAEEQRHLETGGRKIEADSRTLWAHCWCPLLQGIACLCCDARRQVRMQALTYLQRALLVHDLQKLDALEWESCFNKVLFPLLTKLLENISPADVGGMEETRMRASTLLSKVFLQHLSPLLSLSTFAALWLTILDFMDKYMHAGSSDLLSEAIPESLKNMLLVMDTAEIFHSADTRGGSPSALWEITWERIDCFLPHLRDELFKQTVIQDPMPTEPHGPKSLASAHLTPAAGDPRTPGHPPPPEIPSELGACDLEKPEGPRATTSSSPGSPMSSSPSRLSPTPDGPPPLAQPPLILQPLASPLQVGVPPMTLPIILNPALIEATSPVPLLATPRPTDPIPTSEVN; this is encoded by the exons AACTCTCAGAAATTGAACCCAATGTATTCCTTCGTCCATTTCTGGAAGTGATTCGCTCAGAAGATACCACTGGCCCTATCACTGGACTGGCTCTTACCTCTGTCAACAAGTTCCTGTCCTATGCACTTATAG ATCCCACACATGAGGGCACAGCAGAGGGCATGGAAAACATGGCAGATGCCGTCACCCACGCCCGTTTTGTGGGCACAGATCCTGCCAGCGATGAGGTTGTCCTGATGAAAATCCTTCAG GTTCTGAGGACTCTCTTACTAACCCCAGTGGGTGCTCACCTAACCAATGAATCTGTGTGTGAGATTATGCAGTCTTGCTTCCGGATCTGCTTTgaaatgaggctcagtg AGTTATTGAGAAAATCCGCAGAGCACACTCTCGTAGACATGGTGCAGCTGCTCTTCACAAG GTTACCTCAGTTTAAAGAAGAACCCAAGAGTTATGTGGGGACCAACATGAAGAAG ATTTCTCCATGTCTCCTCAACAAACTGGAGCTAAGTAGTGGGGAGCAGACCAAAGCCCTGAACCAGTTAGAGAGG CTGAAAATGAGAGCAGGAGGCATGAGTGATTCATCCAAatggaagaaacagaagagaTCCCCCCGGCCTCCACGTCATATGACCAAAGTCACACCAGGTACAGAGCTGCCTGCCCCTACTGGAACCACCTTATCCTCAAACCTCACTG GTGGCATGCCCTTCATTGAGGTGCCCACACCCATCTCCTCTGCAAGTTCAGAAACTGCCTCAGCAGTGGTCAGTCCCTCTACAGACAGTGGCCTGGAATTCTCCTCCCAGACTACCTCCAAAGAGGACCTCACTGACCTGGAGCAACCCGGCTCTCCAGGGTATAGCACAGCTGGAGAGCCTGGGAGCAATGAGCTAGGGGTTCCTGAACAGCCTGACTCCCAG GAAGGGACCCAGGTGGAAAAGGCCCAATCAGCATCAGTGGAATCCATTCCTGAAGTGTTAGAGGAGTGCACATCCCCTACTGACCATTCTGACTCTGCCTCCGTCCATGACATGGATTACGTCAATCCCCGAGGTGTGCGCTTTACACAGTCTTCTCAGAAAGAAG GCACAGCTTTGGTTCCCTATGGTCTTCCCTGCATCCGAGAGCTCTTTCGCTTCCTTATCTCCCTCACCAATCCGCACGACCGCCATAACTCAGAGGTTATGATCCACATGGGACTTCACTTGCTGACAGTGGCCCTTGAGTCAGCCCCTGTAGCCCAGTGCCAGACCCTCTTGAGCCTCATCAAGGATGAGATGTGCCGCCATTTATTCCAG CTACTCAACATAGAACGGCTGAACCTGTATGCAGCTTCTCTACGAGTATGCTTCCTATTATTTGAGAGCATGAGGGAGCACCTCAAGTTCCAATTGGAG ATGTACATCAAAAAGCTCATGGAGATCATCACTGTGGAAAACCCCAAGATGCCTTATGAGATGAAGGAGATGGCACTGGAGGCTACTGTGCAGCTCTGGCGCATCCCCAGTTTTGTCACTGAGCTCTATATCAACTATGATTGTGACTACTATTGTTCCAACCTCTTTGAggacctcactaagctgctgTCCAAG AATGCCTTCCCTGTATCTGGTCAGCTCTATACAACACATCTGCTGTCTCTTGATGCTCTATTGACAGTGATTGACAGCACTGAGGCCCACTGCCAGGCCAAAGTCCTCAACAATCTCACccagcaggagaagaaagaaacagcCAGACCCAGCCAAGAGGCAATAGATGGCACCAGAGAAGCTAACAATA CTGAGAGAGCAACCATTGATGGGAAAGCCATATGCATGGCTCCAGATGTCCCAGGCCTACATCCGCTGAGTGGAGGGCAGCTGTTGGCAGAACATGGGAAGCAGGGATGCAGTGATTTGGAAGAAACTGGTGACTCTGGGG CTGACAAAAAGTTTATGCAGAAGCCACCTCGATTTTCCTGTCTCCTGCCAGATCCACGGGAactaattgaaattaaaaacaaaaagaag CTGCTAATCACTGGCACAGAGCAGTTCAACCAAAAACCAAAGAAAGGGATCCAGTTTCTTCAGGAGAAAGGTCTCCTCACCATCCCAATAGACAACACAGAGGTAGCCCAGTGGCTCCGAGAGAACCCTCGGCTGGACAAGAAAATGATAGGAGAGTTTGTGAGTGACCGCAAAAACATTGACCTATTGGAGAGTTTTGTGAG CACGTTCAGTTTTCAAGGTCTGCGACTTGATGAAGCTCTCCGCCTCTATCTAGAAGCCTTCCGTTTGCCTGGGGAGGCACCAGTCATTCATAGGTTGCTAGAAGCATTCACAGAACATTGGAGG AATTGTAATGGCTCCCCGTTTGCCAATAGCGATGCCTGCTTTGCCCTGGCCTATTCTGTCATCATGCTTAACACAGACCAGCATAACCACAATGTTCGCAAACAGAATGCACCCATGACCCTGGAG GAGTTTCGCAAAAACCTAAAAGGTGTGAATGGAGGCAAGGACTTTGAGCAAGACATCCTGGAGGACATGTACCATGCCATCAA GAATGAGGAAATTGTGATGCCAGAGGAGCAGACCGGCTTAGTTAGAGAGAACTATGTGTGGAATGTGCTGCTTCATCGAGGTGCCACCCCAGAGGGCATATTCCTAAGAGTGCCTCCTGGTAGTTACGACCTTGACCTCTTCACTATGACCTGGGGCCCCACTATTGCTGCTCTCTCTTATGTCTTTGACAAAAGCCTGGAAGAGACTATCATCCAGAAAGCCATCTCAGGCTTCAG GAAATGTGCCATGATCTCCGCCCACTATGGCCTCAGTGATGTGTTTGACAATCTCATCATCTCCCTCTGCAAATTCACAGCTCTCAGCAATGAG TCTATTGAGAATCTGCCCAGTGTATTTGGAAGCAACCCTAAAGCTCATATTGCTGCCAAGACAGTATTCCATTTGGCCCATCGTCATGGTGATATCCTGCGGGAGGGATGGAAGAATATCATGGAGGCCATGCTGCAGCTCTTTCGAGCCCAACTGTTACCCAAGGCTATGGTGGAG GTAGAAGATTTTGTGGATCCCAATGGCAAGATCTCTTTACAGAGGGAGGAGACGCCATCAAACCG AGGAGAGTCAACAGTACTGAGCTTCGTGAGCTGGCTGACATTGAGTGGTCCTGAGCAGTCCAGCATGCGGGGCCCATCCACTGAGAACCAAGAAGCCAAGAGAGTTGCCTTAGACTGTATCAAG CAATGTGACCCAGAAAAGATGATCACAGAAAGCAAGTTTCTCCAGCTGGAATCACTGCAGGAGCTCATGAAG GCTCTGGTCTCAGTGACACCAGATGAAGAGACATATGATGAAGAAGATGCTGCATTCTGTCTAGAGATGCTGCTAAGAATTGTGTTAGAGAACAG GGACCGAGTAGGCTGTGTTTGGCAGACTGTTAGAGACCATCTATACCACCTCTGTGTCCAGGCCCAAGATTTCTGCTTCCTTGTGGAGCGGGCAGTGGTTGGGTTGCTGCGCCTGGCCATTCGGCTGTTACGGAGAGAAGAGATCAGTGGGCAG GTGCTGCTCTCCCTGCGCATCTTGCTACTGATGAAGCCCAGTGTGCTGTCCAGAGTCAGTCACCAGGTTGCATACGGACTCCATGAACTTCTTAAGACCAATGCAGCCAACATCCACTCCAGTGATGACTGGGCCACCCTCTTTACACTGCTCGAATGCATCGGCTCAGGGGTGAAGCCTCCAGCAGCTCTGCAGGCCACAACCAGTACTGATGCACCTGATGCTG GGGCCCAGTCAGACAGTGAGCTCCCATCCTATCATCAAAATGATGTGAGCCTGGACCGAGGGTACACTTCTGACTCAGAGGTCTACACAGACCATGGCAGACCTGGCAAAATACACCGATCAGCCACAGATGCTGATGTAGTCAACAGTGGTTGGTTGATG GTGGGAAAGGATGACATTGATAACTCCAAGCCAGGACCAGGGCCCAGCCGGCCAGGCCCTTCACCCCTGGTCAATCAGTATAGTCTAACAGTGGGTCTGGACCTGGGGCCACATGACACTAAGTCTCTGCTTAAGTGTGTGGAATCACTGTCCTTCATTGTACGTGACGCTGCCCACATCACCCCTGACAACTTTGAGCTGTGCGTCAAGACTCTCCGTATCTTTGTGGAGGCCAGTCTGAATGGCG GGTGCAAGTCCCAGGAGAAACGTAGCAAGAGTCATAAATATGACAGCAAGGGGAACCGCTTCAAGAAGAAATCTAAGGAGGGTTCAATGCTTCGGCGACCTAGAACCTCCAGCCAACACACTACTCGGGGTGGGCACAGTGATGATGACGAGGATGAAGGCGTGCCTGCCAGCTACCACACTGTGTCTTTACAGGTCAGTCAGGAC TTGCTAGACCTGATGCACACTCTGCACACACGGGCAGCCTCTATCTACAGCTCATGGGCAGAAGAGCAGCGCCACCTGGAGACAGGTGGCCGGAAGATCGAAGCTGATTCAAGGACCCTCTGGGCCCACTGCTGGTGCCCCTTACTTCAGG GCATTGCCTGCCTGTGCTGTGATGCCCGGCGCCAGGTGCGGATGCAGGCACTAACCTATCTACAGCGAGCACTACTGGTACATGACCTGCAAAAGCTAGATGCCCTGGAATGGGAATCTTGTTTTAACAAG GTACTATTTCCACTACTGACCAAGCTCTTGGAGAACATCAGCCCAGCAGATGTGGGTGGGATGGAGGAGACCAGGATGAGGGCTTCCACGCTGCTTTCAAAG GTCTTCCTGCAGCATCTATCTCCACTGCTGTCACTCTCCACCTTTGCGGCCCTCTGGCTCACCATCCTAGACTTCATGGACAAATACATGCATGCAGGCTCCAGTGATTTACTG TCAGAGGCCATCCCTGAATCTCTAAAGAACATGCTCCTGGTGATGGACACAGCAGAGATTTTCCACAGTGCAGATACACGAGGAGGTAGCCCCTCTGCCCTCTGGGAGATCACCTGGGAGCGCATTGACTGCTTTCTGCCACACCTACGTGATGAGCTCTTTAAGCAGACTGTCATTCAAG ATCCCATGCCCACAGAGCCTCATGGCCCAAAATCTCTGGCCTCAGCCCACCTGACTCCTGCTGCTGGTGACCCCAGAACACCTGGACACCCACCTCCCCCAGAAATACCCTCAGAGCTTGGGGCCTGTG ACTTGGAGAAGCCAGAGGGCCCCCGAGCCACCACCAGCAGCTCCCCTGGATCACCGATGTCCTCTAGTCCCAGCAGGCTTAGCCCTACCCCAGATGGGCCTCCCCCTTTGGCTCAGCCCCCACTGATCTTGCAGCCCTTGGCTTCCCCACTGCAGGTGGGCGTGCCACCCATGACTCTGCCTATTATCCTTAACCCTGCACTCATAGAGGCCACCTCTCCAGTTCCTCTCCTGGCTACACCCCGCCCTACAGACCCCATACCCACCTCCGAGGTCAACTAA
- the Gbf1 gene encoding Golgi-specific brefeldin A-resistance guanine nucleotide exchange factor 1 isoform X4 — translation MVDKNIYIIQGEINIVVGAIKRNARWSTHTPLDEERDPLLHSFSHLKEVLNNITELSEIEPNVFLRPFLEVIRSEDTTGPITGLALTSVNKFLSYALIDPTHEGTAEGMENMADAVTHARFVGTDPASDEVVLMKILQVLRTLLLTPVGAHLTNESVCEIMQSCFRICFEMRLSELLRKSAEHTLVDMVQLLFTRLPQFKEEPKSYVGTNMKKLKMRAGGMSDSSKWKKQKRSPRPPRHMTKVTPGTELPAPTGTTLSSNLTGGMPFIEVPTPISSASSETASAVVSPSTDSGLEFSSQTTSKEDLTDLEQPGSPGYSTAGEPGSNELGVPEQPDSQEGTQVEKAQSASVESIPEVLEECTSPTDHSDSASVHDMDYVNPRGVRFTQSSQKEGTALVPYGLPCIRELFRFLISLTNPHDRHNSEVMIHMGLHLLTVALESAPVAQCQTLLSLIKDEMCRHLFQLLNIERLNLYAASLRVCFLLFESMREHLKFQLEMYIKKLMEIITVENPKMPYEMKEMALEATVQLWRIPSFVTELYINYDCDYYCSNLFEDLTKLLSKNAFPVSGQLYTTHLLSLDALLTVIDSTEAHCQAKVLNNLTQQEKKETARPSQEAIDGTREANNTERATIDGKAICMAPDVPGLHPLSGGQLLAEHGKQGCSDLEETGDSGADKKFMQKPPRFSCLLPDPRELIEIKNKKKLLITGTEQFNQKPKKGIQFLQEKGLLTIPIDNTEVAQWLRENPRLDKKMIGEFVSDRKNIDLLESFVSTFSFQGLRLDEALRLYLEAFRLPGEAPVIHRLLEAFTEHWRNCNGSPFANSDACFALAYSVIMLNTDQHNHNVRKQNAPMTLEEFRKNLKGVNGGKDFEQDILEDMYHAIKNEEIVMPEEQTGLVRENYVWNVLLHRGATPEGIFLRVPPGSYDLDLFTMTWGPTIAALSYVFDKSLEETIIQKAISGFRKCAMISAHYGLSDVFDNLIISLCKFTALSNESIENLPSVFGSNPKAHIAAKTVFHLAHRHGDILREGWKNIMEAMLQLFRAQLLPKAMVEVEDFVDPNGKISLQREETPSNRGESTVLSFVSWLTLSGPEQSSMRGPSTENQEAKRVALDCIKQCDPEKMITESKFLQLESLQELMKALVSVTPDEETYDEEDAAFCLEMLLRIVLENRDRVGCVWQTVRDHLYHLCVQAQDFCFLVERAVVGLLRLAIRLLRREEISGQVLLSLRILLLMKPSVLSRVSHQVAYGLHELLKTNAANIHSSDDWATLFTLLECIGSGVKPPAALQATTSTDAPDAGAQSDSELPSYHQNDVSLDRGYTSDSEVYTDHGRPGKIHRSATDADVVNSGWLMVGKDDIDNSKPGPGPSRPGPSPLVNQYSLTVGLDLGPHDTKSLLKCVESLSFIVRDAAHITPDNFELCVKTLRIFVEASLNGGCKSQEKRSKSHKYDSKGNRFKKKSKEGSMLRRPRTSSQHTTRGGHSDDDEDEGVPASYHTVSLQLLDLMHTLHTRAASIYSSWAEEQRHLETGGRKIEADSRTLWAHCWCPLLQGIACLCCDARRQVRMQALTYLQRALLVHDLQKLDALEWESCFNKVLFPLLTKLLENISPADVGGMEETRMRASTLLSKVFLQHLSPLLSLSTFAALWLTILDFMDKYMHAGSSDLLSEAIPESLKNMLLVMDTAEIFHSADTRGGSPSALWEITWERIDCFLPHLRDELFKQTVIQDPMPTEPHGPKSLASAHLTPAAGDPRTPGHPPPPEIPSELGACDLEKPEGPRATTSSSPGSPMSSSPSRLSPTPDGPPPLAQPPLILQPLASPLQVGVPPMTLPIILNPALIEATSPVPLLATPRPTDPIPTSEVN, via the exons AACTCTCAGAAATTGAACCCAATGTATTCCTTCGTCCATTTCTGGAAGTGATTCGCTCAGAAGATACCACTGGCCCTATCACTGGACTGGCTCTTACCTCTGTCAACAAGTTCCTGTCCTATGCACTTATAG ATCCCACACATGAGGGCACAGCAGAGGGCATGGAAAACATGGCAGATGCCGTCACCCACGCCCGTTTTGTGGGCACAGATCCTGCCAGCGATGAGGTTGTCCTGATGAAAATCCTTCAG GTTCTGAGGACTCTCTTACTAACCCCAGTGGGTGCTCACCTAACCAATGAATCTGTGTGTGAGATTATGCAGTCTTGCTTCCGGATCTGCTTTgaaatgaggctcagtg AGTTATTGAGAAAATCCGCAGAGCACACTCTCGTAGACATGGTGCAGCTGCTCTTCACAAG GTTACCTCAGTTTAAAGAAGAACCCAAGAGTTATGTGGGGACCAACATGAAGAAG CTGAAAATGAGAGCAGGAGGCATGAGTGATTCATCCAAatggaagaaacagaagagaTCCCCCCGGCCTCCACGTCATATGACCAAAGTCACACCAGGTACAGAGCTGCCTGCCCCTACTGGAACCACCTTATCCTCAAACCTCACTG GTGGCATGCCCTTCATTGAGGTGCCCACACCCATCTCCTCTGCAAGTTCAGAAACTGCCTCAGCAGTGGTCAGTCCCTCTACAGACAGTGGCCTGGAATTCTCCTCCCAGACTACCTCCAAAGAGGACCTCACTGACCTGGAGCAACCCGGCTCTCCAGGGTATAGCACAGCTGGAGAGCCTGGGAGCAATGAGCTAGGGGTTCCTGAACAGCCTGACTCCCAG GAAGGGACCCAGGTGGAAAAGGCCCAATCAGCATCAGTGGAATCCATTCCTGAAGTGTTAGAGGAGTGCACATCCCCTACTGACCATTCTGACTCTGCCTCCGTCCATGACATGGATTACGTCAATCCCCGAGGTGTGCGCTTTACACAGTCTTCTCAGAAAGAAG GCACAGCTTTGGTTCCCTATGGTCTTCCCTGCATCCGAGAGCTCTTTCGCTTCCTTATCTCCCTCACCAATCCGCACGACCGCCATAACTCAGAGGTTATGATCCACATGGGACTTCACTTGCTGACAGTGGCCCTTGAGTCAGCCCCTGTAGCCCAGTGCCAGACCCTCTTGAGCCTCATCAAGGATGAGATGTGCCGCCATTTATTCCAG CTACTCAACATAGAACGGCTGAACCTGTATGCAGCTTCTCTACGAGTATGCTTCCTATTATTTGAGAGCATGAGGGAGCACCTCAAGTTCCAATTGGAG ATGTACATCAAAAAGCTCATGGAGATCATCACTGTGGAAAACCCCAAGATGCCTTATGAGATGAAGGAGATGGCACTGGAGGCTACTGTGCAGCTCTGGCGCATCCCCAGTTTTGTCACTGAGCTCTATATCAACTATGATTGTGACTACTATTGTTCCAACCTCTTTGAggacctcactaagctgctgTCCAAG AATGCCTTCCCTGTATCTGGTCAGCTCTATACAACACATCTGCTGTCTCTTGATGCTCTATTGACAGTGATTGACAGCACTGAGGCCCACTGCCAGGCCAAAGTCCTCAACAATCTCACccagcaggagaagaaagaaacagcCAGACCCAGCCAAGAGGCAATAGATGGCACCAGAGAAGCTAACAATA CTGAGAGAGCAACCATTGATGGGAAAGCCATATGCATGGCTCCAGATGTCCCAGGCCTACATCCGCTGAGTGGAGGGCAGCTGTTGGCAGAACATGGGAAGCAGGGATGCAGTGATTTGGAAGAAACTGGTGACTCTGGGG CTGACAAAAAGTTTATGCAGAAGCCACCTCGATTTTCCTGTCTCCTGCCAGATCCACGGGAactaattgaaattaaaaacaaaaagaag CTGCTAATCACTGGCACAGAGCAGTTCAACCAAAAACCAAAGAAAGGGATCCAGTTTCTTCAGGAGAAAGGTCTCCTCACCATCCCAATAGACAACACAGAGGTAGCCCAGTGGCTCCGAGAGAACCCTCGGCTGGACAAGAAAATGATAGGAGAGTTTGTGAGTGACCGCAAAAACATTGACCTATTGGAGAGTTTTGTGAG CACGTTCAGTTTTCAAGGTCTGCGACTTGATGAAGCTCTCCGCCTCTATCTAGAAGCCTTCCGTTTGCCTGGGGAGGCACCAGTCATTCATAGGTTGCTAGAAGCATTCACAGAACATTGGAGG AATTGTAATGGCTCCCCGTTTGCCAATAGCGATGCCTGCTTTGCCCTGGCCTATTCTGTCATCATGCTTAACACAGACCAGCATAACCACAATGTTCGCAAACAGAATGCACCCATGACCCTGGAG GAGTTTCGCAAAAACCTAAAAGGTGTGAATGGAGGCAAGGACTTTGAGCAAGACATCCTGGAGGACATGTACCATGCCATCAA GAATGAGGAAATTGTGATGCCAGAGGAGCAGACCGGCTTAGTTAGAGAGAACTATGTGTGGAATGTGCTGCTTCATCGAGGTGCCACCCCAGAGGGCATATTCCTAAGAGTGCCTCCTGGTAGTTACGACCTTGACCTCTTCACTATGACCTGGGGCCCCACTATTGCTGCTCTCTCTTATGTCTTTGACAAAAGCCTGGAAGAGACTATCATCCAGAAAGCCATCTCAGGCTTCAG GAAATGTGCCATGATCTCCGCCCACTATGGCCTCAGTGATGTGTTTGACAATCTCATCATCTCCCTCTGCAAATTCACAGCTCTCAGCAATGAG TCTATTGAGAATCTGCCCAGTGTATTTGGAAGCAACCCTAAAGCTCATATTGCTGCCAAGACAGTATTCCATTTGGCCCATCGTCATGGTGATATCCTGCGGGAGGGATGGAAGAATATCATGGAGGCCATGCTGCAGCTCTTTCGAGCCCAACTGTTACCCAAGGCTATGGTGGAG GTAGAAGATTTTGTGGATCCCAATGGCAAGATCTCTTTACAGAGGGAGGAGACGCCATCAAACCG AGGAGAGTCAACAGTACTGAGCTTCGTGAGCTGGCTGACATTGAGTGGTCCTGAGCAGTCCAGCATGCGGGGCCCATCCACTGAGAACCAAGAAGCCAAGAGAGTTGCCTTAGACTGTATCAAG CAATGTGACCCAGAAAAGATGATCACAGAAAGCAAGTTTCTCCAGCTGGAATCACTGCAGGAGCTCATGAAG GCTCTGGTCTCAGTGACACCAGATGAAGAGACATATGATGAAGAAGATGCTGCATTCTGTCTAGAGATGCTGCTAAGAATTGTGTTAGAGAACAG GGACCGAGTAGGCTGTGTTTGGCAGACTGTTAGAGACCATCTATACCACCTCTGTGTCCAGGCCCAAGATTTCTGCTTCCTTGTGGAGCGGGCAGTGGTTGGGTTGCTGCGCCTGGCCATTCGGCTGTTACGGAGAGAAGAGATCAGTGGGCAG GTGCTGCTCTCCCTGCGCATCTTGCTACTGATGAAGCCCAGTGTGCTGTCCAGAGTCAGTCACCAGGTTGCATACGGACTCCATGAACTTCTTAAGACCAATGCAGCCAACATCCACTCCAGTGATGACTGGGCCACCCTCTTTACACTGCTCGAATGCATCGGCTCAGGGGTGAAGCCTCCAGCAGCTCTGCAGGCCACAACCAGTACTGATGCACCTGATGCTG GGGCCCAGTCAGACAGTGAGCTCCCATCCTATCATCAAAATGATGTGAGCCTGGACCGAGGGTACACTTCTGACTCAGAGGTCTACACAGACCATGGCAGACCTGGCAAAATACACCGATCAGCCACAGATGCTGATGTAGTCAACAGTGGTTGGTTGATG GTGGGAAAGGATGACATTGATAACTCCAAGCCAGGACCAGGGCCCAGCCGGCCAGGCCCTTCACCCCTGGTCAATCAGTATAGTCTAACAGTGGGTCTGGACCTGGGGCCACATGACACTAAGTCTCTGCTTAAGTGTGTGGAATCACTGTCCTTCATTGTACGTGACGCTGCCCACATCACCCCTGACAACTTTGAGCTGTGCGTCAAGACTCTCCGTATCTTTGTGGAGGCCAGTCTGAATGGCG GGTGCAAGTCCCAGGAGAAACGTAGCAAGAGTCATAAATATGACAGCAAGGGGAACCGCTTCAAGAAGAAATCTAAGGAGGGTTCAATGCTTCGGCGACCTAGAACCTCCAGCCAACACACTACTCGGGGTGGGCACAGTGATGATGACGAGGATGAAGGCGTGCCTGCCAGCTACCACACTGTGTCTTTACAG TTGCTAGACCTGATGCACACTCTGCACACACGGGCAGCCTCTATCTACAGCTCATGGGCAGAAGAGCAGCGCCACCTGGAGACAGGTGGCCGGAAGATCGAAGCTGATTCAAGGACCCTCTGGGCCCACTGCTGGTGCCCCTTACTTCAGG GCATTGCCTGCCTGTGCTGTGATGCCCGGCGCCAGGTGCGGATGCAGGCACTAACCTATCTACAGCGAGCACTACTGGTACATGACCTGCAAAAGCTAGATGCCCTGGAATGGGAATCTTGTTTTAACAAG GTACTATTTCCACTACTGACCAAGCTCTTGGAGAACATCAGCCCAGCAGATGTGGGTGGGATGGAGGAGACCAGGATGAGGGCTTCCACGCTGCTTTCAAAG GTCTTCCTGCAGCATCTATCTCCACTGCTGTCACTCTCCACCTTTGCGGCCCTCTGGCTCACCATCCTAGACTTCATGGACAAATACATGCATGCAGGCTCCAGTGATTTACTG TCAGAGGCCATCCCTGAATCTCTAAAGAACATGCTCCTGGTGATGGACACAGCAGAGATTTTCCACAGTGCAGATACACGAGGAGGTAGCCCCTCTGCCCTCTGGGAGATCACCTGGGAGCGCATTGACTGCTTTCTGCCACACCTACGTGATGAGCTCTTTAAGCAGACTGTCATTCAAG ATCCCATGCCCACAGAGCCTCATGGCCCAAAATCTCTGGCCTCAGCCCACCTGACTCCTGCTGCTGGTGACCCCAGAACACCTGGACACCCACCTCCCCCAGAAATACCCTCAGAGCTTGGGGCCTGTG ACTTGGAGAAGCCAGAGGGCCCCCGAGCCACCACCAGCAGCTCCCCTGGATCACCGATGTCCTCTAGTCCCAGCAGGCTTAGCCCTACCCCAGATGGGCCTCCCCCTTTGGCTCAGCCCCCACTGATCTTGCAGCCCTTGGCTTCCCCACTGCAGGTGGGCGTGCCACCCATGACTCTGCCTATTATCCTTAACCCTGCACTCATAGAGGCCACCTCTCCAGTTCCTCTCCTGGCTACACCCCGCCCTACAGACCCCATACCCACCTCCGAGGTCAACTAA